One stretch of Diabrotica undecimpunctata isolate CICGRU chromosome 5, icDiaUnde3, whole genome shotgun sequence DNA includes these proteins:
- the Atf-2 gene encoding uncharacterized protein Atf-2, whose translation MLVQKSSVDQEKPFACDVKGCEMTFTNKDHLDWHHKKHAMMLNLGLVNKNTVNEVADQTPTPTRFIRNCEEVGLFQDLQNVNPFDELFKRAIDSVKNGIALEVQEHNSNESLHTPHILPHIKDEQRKISEAAPKNESDCESFIFPTANEDTSSSSPNIVVHNPHEENLKEKIKKTIQNNLKKEKLVEEENKFVTVVPLKSLSSKDRIPKETKAADNKLKKIREMNKAAQNRCRKRKQQLWKEMEEQLLHLTAENAVLKQELKLIKLQHSKCPNQGGILASIITTECSQASTTPTLNTTTAATTNGSQSAILIQYVHNGQLSFVPSDSISQPILSPVILTNTSVIKKDSKNTLRKIVPKKLS comes from the exons ATGTTGGTCCAAAAATCATCAGTTGATCAAGAAAAACCCTTTGCCTGTGACGTTAAGGGATGTGAAATGACTTTCACTAACAAAGATCACTTAGATTGGCATCACAAAAAGCATGCAATGATGTTAAATTTGGGATTAGTCAACAAAAATACTGTTAATGAAGTAGCAGACCAAACTCCCACTCCAACTAGGTTTATAAGAAATTGTGAAGAAGTGGGCTTATTTCAAGACTTACAAAATGTTAATCCATTTGATGAGCTTTTTAAAAGAGCAATTGATTCTGTTAAAAACGGTATTGCATTGGAAGTTCAGGAACATAATTCTAATGAATCTTTACATACCCCACACATTTTACCTCATATTAAAGACGAACAACGAAAAATATCAGAAGCAGCTCCAAAAAATGAAAGTGATTGTGAATCATTCATTTTTCCTACTGCCAATGAAGATACTTCATCTAGTTCGCCAAATATTGTAGTGCATAATCCccatgaagaaaatttaaaagaaaaaattaagaaaacaattcaaaataatttaaaaaaggaaaagttagtagaagaagaaaataaatttgTGACAGTTGTGCCTTTGAAATCTTTGTCAAGTAAAGATAGGATTCCAAAAGAAACCAAGGCTGCAGATAACAAGCTAAAAAAAATTAGGGAGATGAATAAAGCCGCTCAAAATAGGTGCCGTAAGAGAAAACAACAACTTTGGAAGGAAATGGAAGAACAGCTTTTACATTTAACAGCAGAAAATGCTGTATTAAAGCAAGAATTAAAACTGATTAAATTGCAGCACAGTAAATGTCCTAATCAAG GTGGAATACTGGCATCAATAATTACAACAGAGTGTTCACAAGCATCCACAACTCCAACATTAAATACTACAACAGCAGCAACAACAAATGGATCACAATCAGCTATTCTCATTCAATATGTTCATAATGGTCAATTATCTTTTGTGCCATCAGACTCTATATCGCAACCAATTTTAAGTCCAGTTATACTTACTAACACTTCTGTGATAAAAAAAGATTCAAAGAATACTTTGAGAAAAATTGTTCCCAAAAAACTATCTTGA
- the LOC140440835 gene encoding cyclin-dependent kinase 2-interacting protein-like codes for MQNKTGTPSKFQPLQLPQSPVASSPNKNLTGSPRVVRDIAADLYNTIQSWNSFYIKGAQIVKQIAILKADNMDVYSTELEEYTNALYTCVQGLKQCEEKLQLSKHQLCALKKVERKLEPLFISLNINDIVDLVDTIANSYVEEFKVKEIVLENIAHAKNKDEVMFFAACWTLQPNITDQINLKVEALLVETGHKKAS; via the exons ATGCAAAATAAAACAGGAACTCCTTCAAAGTTTCAACCTTTACAAC TTCCCCAAAGTCCTGTGGCAAGTTcaccaaataaaaatttaactggTTCACCTAGAGTAGTTAGAGACATTGCTGCAGATCTTTACAACACAATTCAAAGTTGGAACTCTTTTTATATCAAAGGTGCCCAGATTGTCAAACAAATAGCAATTTTAAAAGCAGATAACATGGATGTCTATTCTACAGAATTGGAAGAATACACAAACGCATTGTATACATGTGTTCAAGGTTTAAAACAATGTGAAGAGAAATTGCAGTTGAGTAAACATCAATTGTGTGCTTTAAAAAAAGTTGAGAGAAAATTAGAACCACTTTTTATATCACTGAATATAAATGATATTGTGGATTTAGTCGATACCATTGCTAATTCATATGTTGAGGAATTTAAG GTGAAGGAAATTGTATTAGAAAATATAGCACATGCCAAAAACAAGGATGAAGTGATGTTTTTTGCAGCCTGCTGGACTCTTCAGCCTAACATAACTGATCAGATTAATCTTAAAGTAGAGGCACTTTTAGTAGAAACGGGACATAAGAAAGCTAGTTGA